A part of Streptomyces sp. NBC_01451 genomic DNA contains:
- a CDS encoding family 43 glycosylhydrolase, producing the protein MRPHLARTLLLPLIPLAALLLALLAAPPSPAASGAPPVTQQKHEQQTEPKSAQKYAGYLFAYFTGEGTADGEQIRYALSRGNDPLHWRELNAGKPVLTSTTGEKGLRDPFVIRSPEGDRFYMIATDLRMYRNSSGSWDYVQRHGSKSIMVWESTDLVHWTDQRLVKVSPDSAGNTWAPEAYYDSELGSYVVFWASKLYGDDDPGHTGSTYNKMMYATTKDFRTFSDPKVWDDPGYSVIDSTVVEHRGTYYRYTKDERDPTSSSPCSKFITAEKSTSLTDTSYDFVSDCVGSGSIDRGEGPTVFKSNTGNKWYLFIDEYGGRGYVPFETTDLDSGKWTMSANYQLPASPRHGTVMPVTKVEYDRLLAAYPETPTSVVDATASGQKGYAVVTEAAAKVVLPMRPDAELAHLAPKLWVGEGAKVTPGSGTRRDFRKPQKYTVTAADGTRRTWTVEAVPTRSPVLPGLYADPDIQYLDGRYWIYPTTDGFQGWGGTQFKAFSSKDLVHWTDHGVILDLGPDVSWADRNAWAPAIAERNGKYYFYFCAEQAIGVAVADSPAGPFRDALGKPLVAKGQLSGQMIDPAVFTDDDGQAYLYWGNGHGYVVPLNDDMVSFDAAQVRDITPDNFREGSFVVKRQGTYYFMWSEDDTRSENYHVAYATGPSPLGPWTERGTILSKRPEYGIRATGHHSVVNVPGTDDWYMVYHRFAVNGPGKAGGDGMHRETTIDRMRFAADGAILPVVPTLESIQPVGK; encoded by the coding sequence ATGCGCCCCCACCTCGCCCGCACCCTCCTGCTCCCCCTCATCCCCCTGGCGGCCCTTCTCCTCGCCCTGCTCGCCGCCCCGCCCAGCCCCGCCGCCTCTGGAGCCCCACCCGTGACCCAGCAGAAGCACGAGCAGCAGACCGAGCCCAAGTCCGCCCAGAAGTACGCCGGTTACCTCTTCGCCTACTTCACCGGCGAGGGCACCGCCGACGGCGAGCAGATCCGGTACGCCCTCAGCCGCGGCAACGACCCATTGCACTGGCGGGAGTTGAACGCGGGCAAGCCGGTCCTCACCTCCACCACCGGTGAGAAGGGCCTGCGCGACCCGTTCGTGATCCGCTCCCCCGAGGGCGACAGGTTCTACATGATCGCGACCGACCTTCGCATGTACCGCAACAGCAGCGGCAGTTGGGACTACGTCCAGCGCCACGGCAGCAAGTCGATCATGGTCTGGGAGTCGACCGACCTGGTCCACTGGACCGACCAGCGGCTGGTGAAGGTCTCCCCCGACTCGGCGGGCAACACCTGGGCGCCGGAGGCGTACTACGACAGCGAACTCGGCTCGTACGTCGTCTTCTGGGCGTCGAAGCTGTACGGCGACGACGACCCCGGGCACACCGGCTCGACGTACAACAAGATGATGTACGCGACGACGAAGGACTTCCGCACCTTCAGCGATCCGAAGGTCTGGGACGACCCGGGCTACTCGGTGATCGACTCGACGGTCGTGGAGCACAGGGGGACCTACTACCGCTACACGAAGGACGAGCGGGACCCCACCTCCTCCAGCCCCTGCTCGAAGTTCATCACCGCGGAGAAGTCGACCTCGCTGACGGACACCTCCTACGACTTCGTCTCCGACTGCGTCGGCAGCGGGTCCATCGACCGGGGCGAGGGACCGACGGTCTTCAAGTCCAACACCGGGAACAAGTGGTACCTGTTCATCGACGAGTACGGGGGTCGCGGGTACGTCCCCTTCGAGACCACCGATCTCGACTCGGGCAAGTGGACCATGTCCGCGAACTACCAGCTGCCCGCCAGCCCCCGCCACGGCACGGTGATGCCGGTGACCAAGGTGGAGTACGACCGGCTGCTGGCCGCCTACCCGGAGACCCCGACATCCGTCGTGGACGCGACGGCCAGTGGGCAGAAGGGGTACGCGGTCGTCACGGAGGCCGCCGCCAAGGTCGTGCTGCCGATGCGTCCGGACGCCGAACTGGCCCACCTGGCTCCTAAGTTGTGGGTGGGCGAGGGCGCGAAGGTGACCCCGGGATCCGGTACGCGGCGCGACTTCCGCAAGCCGCAGAAGTACACGGTGACGGCGGCGGACGGGACGCGCCGCACGTGGACGGTCGAGGCCGTGCCCACCCGCAGCCCGGTCCTGCCGGGGCTGTACGCCGACCCCGACATCCAGTACCTGGACGGCCGTTACTGGATCTACCCGACCACCGACGGCTTCCAGGGCTGGGGCGGCACGCAGTTCAAGGCGTTCTCGTCGAAGGACCTGGTCCACTGGACCGACCACGGCGTGATCCTCGACCTGGGTCCCGATGTGTCCTGGGCGGACAGGAACGCCTGGGCGCCGGCGATCGCCGAGCGGAACGGCAAGTACTACTTCTACTTCTGCGCCGAGCAGGCGATCGGGGTGGCGGTGGCCGACTCCCCGGCGGGCCCGTTCAGGGACGCGCTCGGCAAACCCCTGGTGGCGAAGGGGCAGTTGAGCGGCCAGATGATCGACCCGGCCGTGTTCACGGACGACGACGGCCAGGCGTATCTCTACTGGGGCAACGGGCACGGATACGTCGTGCCGCTGAACGACGACATGGTGTCGTTCGACGCGGCGCAGGTGCGGGACATCACTCCGGACAACTTCCGCGAGGGTTCCTTCGTGGTGAAGCGGCAGGGGACCTACTACTTCATGTGGTCCGAGGACGACACCCGCAGCGAGAACTACCACGTCGCCTACGCGACCGGACCGTCCCCGCTCGGCCCGTGGACCGAGCGGGGGACGATCCTGTCCAAGCGCCCCGAGTACGGCATCAGGGCCACCGGCCACCACTCGGTGGTGAACGTGCCCGGCACCGACGACTGGTACATGGTGTACCACCGGTTCGCCGTCAACGGCCCCGGCAAGGCGGGCGGTGACGGCATGCACCGGGAGACCACCATCGACCGGATGCGGTTCGCGGCCGACGGGGCGATCCTGCCGGTCGTACCGACCCTGGAGTCGATCCAACCGGTCGGGAAGTGA
- a CDS encoding right-handed parallel beta-helix repeat-containing protein encodes MRIGTGRHRRNRTLSIAAAVALSSGAGGVYLGLSPDGASAAGTTVTVSSTAQLESAVRNAAAGSVIQVRAGTYYPTATLKSTANGTSSARITLQAYGGEKVRIDGSKLPAGSWLAGIYGDHWTVQNLTFQNSPAQGFVVTSSVGGIFRNLVTARNGDSGFTLRGDGTSDNLVQNLDSYLNYDPAAHGQNADGLAIKFGSGTGNRITGARLYDNADDGLDLWQFSTPVTVEHSWAFGNGRNRWNDSAFEGNGNGFKLGGGGVSVAHVVNNNAAWDNNLHGFTENSNTGAILLNRNTAYANAQSGFYFATGRARLARNLAVSNKGTPAELGPATVSAADNWDSGVPAPAPKSKDATTAYGARQPNGSLPATTFLTVDSTVIGSTMN; translated from the coding sequence GTGCGCATCGGCACCGGCCGCCACCGCAGGAACCGCACCCTCTCCATCGCCGCGGCGGTGGCCCTCTCCTCGGGTGCGGGCGGCGTCTACCTGGGTCTCTCGCCCGACGGTGCGAGCGCTGCCGGCACCACGGTCACCGTGTCCAGCACCGCCCAGCTGGAGTCCGCGGTGAGGAACGCGGCGGCCGGCAGCGTCATCCAGGTGCGTGCCGGTACGTACTACCCGACGGCCACCCTCAAGTCGACCGCGAACGGCACGAGTTCGGCGCGGATCACGCTCCAGGCGTACGGTGGCGAGAAGGTGAGGATCGACGGCTCGAAGCTGCCCGCCGGGTCCTGGCTGGCCGGCATCTACGGCGACCACTGGACGGTCCAGAACCTCACCTTCCAGAACTCCCCGGCCCAGGGCTTCGTCGTCACCTCGTCCGTCGGCGGGATCTTCAGGAACCTCGTCACCGCCCGCAACGGCGACTCCGGTTTCACCCTGCGGGGCGACGGCACCAGCGACAACCTCGTGCAGAACCTGGACAGTTACCTCAACTACGACCCCGCGGCCCATGGCCAGAACGCCGACGGCCTGGCCATCAAGTTCGGCTCCGGCACCGGCAACAGGATCACCGGAGCGCGCCTCTACGACAACGCGGACGACGGGCTCGACCTCTGGCAGTTCTCCACCCCCGTCACCGTCGAGCACAGTTGGGCCTTCGGCAACGGCAGGAACCGCTGGAACGACTCCGCGTTCGAGGGGAACGGCAACGGCTTCAAGCTGGGCGGCGGGGGAGTCTCGGTCGCGCACGTCGTCAACAACAACGCGGCCTGGGACAACAATCTGCACGGGTTCACCGAGAACTCCAACACCGGCGCGATCCTGCTCAACCGCAACACGGCCTACGCCAACGCCCAGTCCGGCTTCTACTTCGCCACCGGCAGGGCCCGCCTCGCCAGGAACCTCGCGGTGAGCAACAAGGGCACCCCGGCCGAGCTGGGCCCGGCCACCGTGTCGGCCGCCGACAACTGGGACAGTGGCGTCCCGGCGCCGGCGCCGAAGTCGAAGGACGCTACGACCGCGTACGGTGCCCGGCAGCCGAACGGCTCGCTGCCGGCGACCACGTTCCTGACGGTGGACTCGACGGTCATCGGGTCGACCATGAACTGA
- a CDS encoding rhamnogalacturonan lyase B N-terminal domain-containing protein, with protein MSTHKRNIGRRRLLAASAVGVAGTGAAVATGSGLLSSASAAGFGHTDDGSNFVVNTGASLVFKISKKTGDLTSLVYRGKEYEGYGGRHSHVESGLGASTVTVKQSGSTILVKVVHGAITQWYAARSGQNNVYLWTNKADASFTATRFLVRLRPGMFPNEGSDSWIEASDRIIEAGDVWKRADGTTHSKHYSGKRVIDYDHIGFTTGSVGLWIVRSNHEKASGGPFYRSLLRHSNDKGAGLYEILHYNEAQTEPERFGLQGPYVLAFTDGGAPSPSLAAARLDTSWVDGLGITGWVGAAGRGKVAGVGIKGMDAKHPYTVGFANAGAQYWAKAAAGTGAFSCKGMLPGTYTLTVYKGELAVHTASVTVRAGSATALNSITVTGDPSAAKTIWRLGDWDGTPGEFKNAALMTYAHPSDGRAAKWTGNVTIGSGPQAAAFPAYMWSGVNDGILVYFKLTAAQAAAAHTLRIGVTDAFAGGRPRVTVNDWVSAVPSASAQPSTRSLTTGSYRGNNRTITYSVPSSAWKTDTSQYNVLKINIVSGSSGTAFLSPGTSFDCLDLLA; from the coding sequence GTGAGCACGCACAAGAGAAACATCGGTCGCCGCAGGCTGCTGGCCGCTTCGGCGGTGGGAGTGGCCGGGACGGGCGCCGCGGTGGCGACCGGCAGCGGTCTGCTGTCGTCCGCCTCAGCGGCTGGTTTCGGCCACACCGACGACGGTTCCAACTTCGTGGTCAACACGGGTGCCTCCCTCGTCTTCAAGATCTCCAAGAAGACCGGCGACCTCACCTCCCTGGTCTACCGGGGCAAGGAGTACGAGGGCTACGGCGGCAGGCACTCGCACGTCGAGTCGGGGCTCGGCGCGTCCACGGTGACGGTGAAGCAGTCCGGGTCGACGATCCTGGTCAAGGTCGTGCACGGGGCGATCACCCAGTGGTACGCGGCGCGCAGCGGCCAGAACAACGTCTACCTGTGGACGAACAAGGCGGACGCCTCCTTCACGGCGACCCGCTTCCTGGTCCGCCTCAGGCCGGGGATGTTCCCGAACGAGGGTTCCGACTCCTGGATCGAGGCCTCCGACAGGATCATCGAGGCCGGGGACGTCTGGAAGCGGGCGGACGGCACCACGCACTCCAAGCACTACTCGGGCAAGCGGGTCATCGACTACGACCACATCGGCTTCACCACCGGCTCGGTCGGCCTGTGGATCGTGCGCTCCAACCACGAGAAGGCGTCCGGCGGCCCCTTCTACCGCTCACTGCTGCGCCACTCGAACGACAAGGGCGCGGGGCTGTACGAGATCCTGCACTACAACGAGGCCCAGACGGAGCCGGAACGTTTCGGCCTACAGGGCCCGTACGTCCTCGCCTTCACGGACGGCGGCGCCCCCTCGCCCTCCCTCGCCGCCGCCCGCCTCGACACCTCCTGGGTGGACGGGCTCGGCATCACGGGCTGGGTCGGCGCGGCCGGGCGCGGCAAGGTGGCCGGCGTCGGCATCAAGGGGATGGACGCGAAGCACCCGTACACCGTGGGCTTCGCGAACGCGGGCGCCCAGTACTGGGCGAAGGCCGCGGCCGGCACCGGCGCCTTCTCCTGCAAGGGGATGCTGCCGGGCACGTACACGCTGACCGTGTACAAGGGTGAGCTGGCCGTGCACACCGCCTCGGTGACGGTGAGGGCGGGAAGCGCGACCGCGCTGAACAGCATCACCGTGACCGGGGACCCGTCCGCCGCGAAGACGATCTGGCGGCTCGGGGACTGGGACGGCACGCCCGGCGAGTTCAAGAACGCCGCGCTGATGACGTACGCGCATCCGTCGGACGGCCGCGCGGCGAAGTGGACGGGGAACGTCACCATCGGCAGCGGCCCGCAGGCGGCGGCCTTCCCGGCGTACATGTGGAGCGGTGTCAACGACGGCATCCTCGTGTACTTCAAGCTGACCGCCGCCCAGGCCGCCGCCGCGCACACCCTGCGCATCGGCGTGACGGACGCCTTCGCGGGCGGGCGCCCGCGCGTCACGGTCAACGACTGGGTGTCGGCCGTCCCCTCCGCATCCGCTCAGCCGTCGACGCGCTCGCTCACGACGGGTTCATATCGAGGGAACAACCGTACGATCACTTACAGCGTCCCTAGTAGTGCGTGGAAGACGGACACGAGTCAGTACAACGTACTGAAGATCAACATCGTCAGTGGTTCGAGCGGCACGGCGTTCCTCAGCCCGGGCACCTCGTTCGACTGCCTGGATCTGCTGGCCTGA
- a CDS encoding pectate lyase, with protein sequence MTARVEQRVRHRRRVTGRRAVIAGTAALGLTGAAVLTTTLLSSAGAAAVWPTAKGSKAVSSKITVSGTYDGRLKKFFGSGALDNGSQEEGQDPIFELKDGAVLRNVIIGTPGADGVHCTGSCTLENVWWLDVGEDAASFKGKKPTAVYKVIGGGARSASDKVFQFNGAGRLSITGFRVENFGKLVRSCGNCRTQYKRTIVISDIDATAPGKVLVGVNANYGDTATLSRIRIHGDPRKKIKPCVRFKGNNKSKEPTEIGSGPNGTTCKFSPSDITYK encoded by the coding sequence ATGACCGCACGAGTCGAACAGCGCGTCCGCCACCGCCGCCGGGTCACCGGGCGGCGGGCCGTGATCGCCGGTACCGCCGCTCTCGGCCTCACCGGAGCGGCGGTCCTGACGACGACGCTGCTGTCCTCGGCCGGTGCCGCCGCCGTCTGGCCGACGGCCAAGGGCAGCAAGGCCGTGTCGTCGAAGATCACGGTGTCGGGCACGTACGACGGCAGGCTGAAGAAGTTCTTCGGCAGTGGCGCGCTCGACAACGGCAGCCAGGAGGAGGGCCAGGACCCGATCTTCGAGCTGAAGGACGGCGCGGTCCTCAGGAACGTGATCATCGGCACGCCGGGCGCGGACGGCGTCCACTGCACCGGCTCCTGCACCCTGGAGAACGTGTGGTGGCTGGACGTCGGGGAGGACGCCGCCAGCTTCAAGGGCAAGAAGCCGACGGCCGTGTACAAGGTGATCGGCGGCGGCGCGAGGTCCGCCTCCGACAAGGTGTTCCAGTTCAACGGGGCCGGCAGGCTCAGCATCACCGGCTTCCGCGTCGAGAACTTCGGCAAGCTGGTGCGCTCGTGCGGCAACTGCCGGACGCAGTACAAGCGCACGATCGTGATCAGCGACATCGACGCGACCGCGCCGGGCAAGGTGCTGGTCGGCGTGAACGCGAACTACGGCGACACGGCGACGCTGAGCAGGATCCGTATCCACGGCGACCCCAGGAAGAAGATCAAGCCGTGCGTGCGCTTCAAGGGCAACAACAAGAGCAAGGAACCGACCGAGATCGGCAGCGGTCCGAACGGAACCACCTGCAAGTTCTCGCCATCTGACATCACGTACAAGTAA
- a CDS encoding SigE family RNA polymerase sigma factor — MGTVVDDAASVEFHAFFERHYAELARLAHMLTGEADAADDLAADALLALWHRWDRVRAADHPVAYARGVVANLAKTRIRSAVRERRRITLFWSQREEKTENPDIPGVIDVQEALRRLPFRKRACVVLRHAFDLSEKDTALALGVTVGTVKSQTSKGMAELQRLLGTDEAPLRMRTPVRTTGGAGGTNR; from the coding sequence GTGGGCACTGTCGTCGACGACGCAGCCTCCGTGGAGTTCCATGCCTTCTTCGAGCGGCACTACGCCGAACTCGCGCGCCTGGCCCACATGCTGACGGGCGAGGCGGACGCCGCCGACGACCTGGCGGCCGATGCGCTGCTCGCGCTGTGGCACCGCTGGGACCGGGTGCGGGCCGCCGATCATCCGGTGGCGTACGCGCGTGGCGTGGTCGCCAATCTGGCCAAGACCCGGATCCGCAGTGCGGTCCGGGAGCGCCGGAGGATCACCCTGTTCTGGTCGCAGCGGGAAGAGAAGACGGAGAATCCCGACATACCTGGCGTCATAGACGTCCAGGAGGCCCTGCGCAGGCTGCCGTTCCGCAAGCGGGCGTGTGTGGTGCTGCGGCACGCCTTCGACCTCTCGGAGAAGGACACCGCGCTCGCCCTGGGAGTTACTGTCGGTACGGTTAAGAGCCAGACGTCCAAGGGAATGGCCGAACTGCAGCGGCTCCTTGGCACCGACGAGGCCCCGCTTCGGATGCGCACCCCTGTGCGCACCACCGGCGGAGCGGGAGGGACCAACCGATGA
- a CDS encoding NCS2 family permease: MSEPQKVADRPNAAPPAANSVDGFFKISERGSTFAREVRGGFATFFTMAYILVLNPIILGSAKDKFGHQLDNVQLVTATALVAAVMTIIMGVGGNLPLALAAGLGLNAVVAFQIAPLMSWDDAMGLVVLEGLLICVLVVTGLREAIMHAIPGPLKAAIGVGIGLFIAFIGFVDAGFVSRIPDAANTTVPVQLGGTGTLSGWPVLVFCLGVLLTIGLIARKVKGAILISIVTMTLVALIINSVADVKSWGLTTPAWPDKIADTPDFGLIGDFSLFGAFGETTVITVVLLIFTLVLSDFFDTMGTVVGISAEAGLLDEEGKVPNLGRVLLIDGAAAVAGGASSSSSATSFIESAAGVGEGARTGFANLVTGGLFACALFFTPILTIVPMQAAAPALVAVGFLMMTQVKHIDWDKYEIAIPAFLTIAVMPFTYSITNGIGAGFLAFVLIKSVLGKAKEVHWLLWGTSALFLIYFAIDPIQQLFGTK; this comes from the coding sequence ATGTCCGAACCACAGAAGGTGGCTGACCGGCCGAACGCCGCGCCCCCCGCGGCGAACAGCGTCGACGGCTTCTTCAAGATCTCCGAGCGGGGATCCACCTTCGCCCGTGAAGTACGCGGCGGCTTCGCCACCTTCTTCACGATGGCCTACATCCTTGTCCTGAATCCCATCATCCTGGGCAGCGCCAAGGACAAGTTCGGCCACCAGCTCGACAACGTCCAGCTCGTCACCGCCACCGCCCTGGTGGCCGCGGTCATGACGATCATCATGGGCGTCGGCGGCAACCTCCCGCTCGCCCTCGCCGCGGGCCTCGGCCTCAACGCGGTGGTCGCCTTCCAGATCGCCCCGCTGATGAGCTGGGACGACGCGATGGGCCTGGTCGTCCTGGAGGGCCTGCTGATCTGCGTCCTTGTGGTGACCGGCCTCAGAGAGGCGATCATGCACGCCATCCCGGGGCCGCTCAAGGCGGCGATCGGGGTGGGCATCGGCCTGTTCATCGCCTTCATCGGCTTCGTCGACGCCGGTTTCGTCAGCCGCATCCCGGACGCCGCGAACACCACGGTCCCGGTGCAGCTCGGCGGCACGGGCACGCTCAGCGGCTGGCCCGTCCTGGTCTTCTGTCTCGGCGTCCTGCTGACCATCGGCCTGATCGCGCGCAAGGTGAAGGGCGCGATCCTGATCAGCATCGTCACGATGACGCTCGTCGCGCTCATCATCAACTCGGTCGCCGACGTCAAGAGCTGGGGCCTGACCACGCCGGCCTGGCCCGACAAGATCGCGGACACCCCCGACTTCGGGCTGATCGGCGACTTCAGCCTGTTCGGCGCGTTCGGTGAGACCACGGTGATCACCGTCGTCCTGCTGATCTTCACCCTGGTCCTGTCGGACTTCTTCGACACCATGGGCACGGTCGTCGGCATCAGCGCCGAAGCCGGTCTCCTGGACGAGGAGGGGAAGGTCCCCAACCTCGGCCGCGTGCTGCTCATCGACGGCGCGGCGGCGGTGGCGGGCGGCGCGAGCTCCTCGTCCTCGGCGACCTCGTTCATCGAGTCGGCGGCGGGTGTCGGTGAGGGTGCGCGCACCGGCTTCGCCAACCTGGTCACCGGCGGCCTGTTCGCCTGCGCGCTCTTCTTCACGCCGATCCTGACGATCGTCCCGATGCAGGCCGCCGCCCCCGCCCTGGTCGCGGTGGGCTTCCTGATGATGACCCAGGTCAAGCACATCGACTGGGACAAGTACGAGATCGCCATCCCCGCGTTCCTGACGATCGCCGTGATGCCGTTCACGTACTCCATCACCAACGGCATCGGCGCCGGCTTCCTGGCCTTCGTCCTCATCAAGTCGGTCCTCGGCAAGGCGAAGGAGGTCCACTGGCTGCTGTGGGGCACGAGCGCCCTGTTCCTGATCTACTTCGCGATCGACCCCATTCAGCAGCTCTTCGGTACGAAGTAG
- a CDS encoding peptidoglycan D,D-transpeptidase FtsI family protein: MNKTIRRASVFSLLLVLSLLVRATWVQFYDAKALADDSNNRRNAIALYANPLGNIIVAGESVTGSKETSGGDLKYQRTYTDGRLYAAVTGYSTPLFTPTQLEGIYKDVLDGSDSRLTTVMDTVTKEHAAPGNVITTIDPDVQKAAYSALGDKKGAAVAIDPKTGRILAMVSTPSYDPSTITGASDGTAWTELNEDPDKPLVNRAIRQPLPPGSTFKLVVAAAALEDGLYGSVDDRTDSPDPYPLPGTTRELTNENPDAPCENATIRVALQYSCNNVFGKMAVDLGQDRIRAMAEKFGFNDEKQDVPVRAYPSVYPSDMDESQTALTGIGQFDVTATPLQMAMVSAAIADGGKLVSPHMVSQVTNSDGDVLEDYDNDASTKEIVSSETAEQLQSAMQTVVSDGTGTNAQVAGATVGGKTGTAQHGENNSQTPYAWFTSYAKSDSNGKEVAVTVLVEQSGAARSEVSGNGLAAPVAKAMMSAALAG, encoded by the coding sequence ATGAACAAAACGATCAGGCGCGCCTCCGTCTTCTCACTGCTGCTCGTGCTCTCCCTGCTGGTCAGGGCGACATGGGTGCAGTTCTACGACGCCAAGGCGCTCGCGGACGACAGCAACAACCGGCGGAACGCGATCGCGCTGTACGCGAACCCGCTCGGGAACATCATCGTGGCCGGGGAGTCGGTCACCGGCTCGAAGGAGACGAGCGGCGGGGATCTGAAGTACCAGCGGACGTACACGGACGGCAGGCTCTACGCCGCCGTGACCGGCTACAGCACGCCGTTGTTCACGCCGACACAGCTTGAGGGCATCTACAAGGACGTGCTCGACGGCTCGGACAGCAGACTCACGACCGTCATGGACACGGTCACCAAGGAGCACGCGGCCCCGGGAAACGTGATCACGACGATCGACCCGGACGTGCAGAAGGCGGCGTACTCGGCGCTCGGCGACAAGAAGGGCGCGGCCGTCGCCATCGACCCGAAGACCGGCAGGATCCTCGCCATGGTGTCGACCCCGTCGTACGACCCGTCGACGATCACCGGCGCGAGTGACGGCACCGCCTGGACCGAGCTCAACGAGGACCCCGACAAACCGCTGGTCAACCGGGCGATACGGCAGCCTCTGCCGCCGGGTTCGACGTTCAAGCTGGTGGTCGCGGCGGCGGCCCTGGAGGACGGGCTGTACGGGTCGGTGGACGACCGTACGGACAGCCCGGACCCGTACCCGCTGCCGGGCACGACCCGCGAGCTGACGAACGAGAACCCCGACGCGCCCTGCGAGAACGCCACGATCCGGGTCGCGCTCCAGTACTCCTGCAACAACGTGTTCGGGAAGATGGCCGTCGACCTCGGGCAGGACAGGATCAGGGCGATGGCGGAGAAGTTCGGCTTCAACGACGAGAAGCAGGACGTGCCGGTGCGGGCGTACCCGAGCGTGTACCCCTCGGACATGGACGAGTCGCAGACCGCGCTGACGGGCATCGGGCAGTTCGATGTCACGGCGACGCCGTTGCAGATGGCCATGGTGTCCGCCGCGATAGCCGACGGCGGCAAGCTCGTCTCGCCGCACATGGTGTCCCAGGTCACGAACTCCGACGGGGACGTGTTGGAGGACTACGACAACGACGCGTCGACGAAGGAGATCGTCAGCTCGGAGACGGCCGAGCAGTTGCAGTCGGCCATGCAGACGGTCGTCTCCGACGGTACGGGGACGAACGCGCAGGTGGCCGGGGCGACGGTGGGCGGGAAGACGGGGACGGCCCAGCACGGCGAGAACAACAGCCAGACGCCGTATGCCTGGTTCACGTCCTATGCGAAGTCCGACTCCAACGGCAAGGAGGTTGCCGTGACTGTGCTGGTCGAACAGTCGGGAGCGGCCCGGTCCGAGGTGAGCGGGAACGGGCTGGCCGCGCCGGTGGCCAAGGCGATGATGAGCGCCGCGCTGGCCGGGTGA
- a CDS encoding GNAT family N-acetyltransferase, with protein sequence MRYTASTEVELREVHDSDLPVFFRQTNDPESLWMAAFTAKDPTDRDAFDAHWERIRAAPDVLNRTVLVDGDVVGSAAVYGEPGDREVTYWIDRAYWGRGIATAALRALVAEVAERPLHARAAADNAGSLRVLEKCGFRVSGHDRGFAQARGAEIDEVVLTLEA encoded by the coding sequence ATGAGGTACACGGCGTCCACGGAGGTCGAGCTCCGTGAGGTCCACGACAGTGACCTGCCCGTCTTCTTCCGGCAGACCAACGACCCCGAGTCGCTGTGGATGGCCGCGTTCACGGCGAAGGACCCGACCGACCGGGACGCCTTCGACGCCCACTGGGAGCGGATCCGCGCCGCGCCGGACGTACTGAACCGCACGGTCCTCGTCGACGGTGACGTGGTGGGCAGCGCGGCGGTGTACGGCGAGCCGGGCGACCGCGAGGTGACGTACTGGATCGACCGCGCCTACTGGGGCCGCGGTATCGCGACGGCCGCTCTGCGCGCGCTCGTCGCCGAGGTCGCGGAGCGCCCGCTGCACGCGCGTGCCGCCGCCGACAACGCGGGTTCGCTGCGGGTCCTGGAGAAGTGCGGTTTCCGCGTCTCCGGGCACGACCGGGGGTTCGCGCAGGCGCGCGGCGCGGAGATCGACGAGGTCGTGCTGACGCTGGAGGCCTGA
- a CDS encoding IclR family transcriptional regulator: protein MSAAETGGGAQVKSAVRTVELLEYFAGRPGMHSLAVVQEAVGYPKSSLYMLLRTLVDLGWVETDATGTRYGIGVRALLVGTSYIDGDEVVAVARPTLDRLSDDTTETIHLARLDGTNVVYLATRQSQHYLRPFTRVGRRLPAHSTSLGKALLATHTDEQVRKLLPETLPALTEHTITDREKLIEELHLVREQGFAVDREENTLGLRCFGVAIPYRTPARDAISCSVPVARLTPAHEQMVKDALFDARDRLTLATRRL, encoded by the coding sequence ATGTCGGCAGCCGAGACAGGCGGCGGGGCGCAGGTCAAGTCCGCGGTAAGGACCGTTGAACTGCTCGAATACTTCGCCGGACGTCCCGGCATGCACTCCCTGGCAGTGGTCCAGGAGGCCGTCGGTTATCCCAAGTCCAGTCTTTACATGCTTCTGCGCACGCTTGTCGACCTCGGCTGGGTCGAGACGGACGCCACGGGCACGCGGTACGGCATCGGCGTACGGGCCCTGCTGGTCGGCACCTCGTACATCGACGGCGACGAGGTGGTCGCGGTGGCCCGCCCGACCCTCGACCGGCTCTCCGACGACACGACGGAGACCATCCACCTGGCCCGGCTCGACGGCACGAACGTCGTCTACCTCGCCACCCGCCAGTCGCAGCACTACCTGCGCCCCTTCACCCGGGTCGGCCGCCGGCTGCCCGCCCACTCGACCTCCCTCGGCAAGGCGCTGCTGGCCACCCACACCGACGAGCAGGTCCGCAAACTGCTCCCGGAGACGCTGCCCGCGCTGACCGAGCACACGATCACCGACCGGGAGAAGCTCATCGAGGAGCTGCACCTGGTGCGCGAGCAGGGCTTCGCGGTGGACCGCGAGGAGAACACGCTGGGGCTGCGCTGTTTCGGCGTGGCGATCCCGTACCGCACCCCCGCGCGGGACGCGATCAGCTGCTCGGTGCCCGTCGCCCGGCTCACCCCCGCCCATGAACAGATGGTCAAGGACGCCCTGTTCGACGCACGCGACCGGCTGACCCTGGCCACCCGGAGGCTCTGA